In Halapricum desulfuricans, a single window of DNA contains:
- a CDS encoding phosphotransferase family protein — MSRLTAAFDGESAHAAAAAALESIDDAVVDVESIDRGRRKQTALARFANRGPVVVQVCAERTWLRTEAALLSAVRRRTFVPVPPVLAAGAHDGVAYMLTAYVAGDDLHEAFVSIGEGARRDLARWFGAALARLHEAFRFDEHGRLELSDGTLTSDGRDWGPWFRDYGRRAIDRLPPAFDPLRDDLRAVVAAESDGESDARLFPWDFRPGNALVAGDSVTAVVDWEAPLAAAPALSVAKSEYLVADWYVADPEPLRQAFREGYADVRPLPAVRPAHRIAAIAESAVDSGGEVTNPRYPPVGRSDAIAFHRDALAAVMTDT, encoded by the coding sequence ATGAGCCGACTGACTGCCGCGTTCGACGGCGAGTCGGCGCATGCCGCGGCTGCGGCCGCGCTGGAGTCGATCGACGACGCCGTGGTCGACGTCGAGTCGATCGATCGCGGGCGTCGAAAGCAGACGGCGCTTGCCCGGTTCGCGAACCGGGGGCCGGTCGTCGTCCAGGTCTGTGCCGAGCGGACCTGGCTTCGCACCGAAGCGGCGCTGTTGAGCGCGGTGCGCCGGCGGACGTTCGTCCCGGTGCCGCCAGTACTCGCCGCGGGGGCGCACGACGGCGTCGCGTATATGCTCACCGCCTACGTCGCCGGCGACGATCTCCACGAGGCGTTCGTCTCGATCGGAGAGGGGGCGCGACGGGACCTCGCGCGCTGGTTCGGGGCGGCGCTCGCCCGGCTCCACGAGGCGTTCCGGTTCGACGAGCACGGGCGACTGGAGCTGTCGGACGGGACCCTCACGTCGGACGGCCGGGACTGGGGGCCGTGGTTCCGGGACTACGGCCGGCGAGCGATCGACCGGCTCCCGCCGGCGTTCGACCCGCTCCGAGATGATCTCCGGGCCGTCGTCGCGGCCGAGTCCGACGGCGAGTCCGACGCGCGACTGTTCCCGTGGGACTTCCGGCCGGGAAACGCGCTGGTCGCCGGCGACTCGGTCACGGCGGTCGTCGACTGGGAAGCGCCACTCGCGGCCGCGCCCGCCCTCTCGGTCGCCAAATCCGAGTACCTCGTCGCGGACTGGTACGTCGCCGATCCCGAGCCGCTCCGGCAGGCGTTCAGAGAGGGCTACGCCGACGTCAGACCCCTCCCGGCGGTCCGTCCCGCTCATCGGATCGCCGCGATCGCCGAGAGCGCCGTCGACTCCGGAGGCGAGGTGACCAATCCCCGATACCCGCCGGTCGGCAGGAGCGATGCCATCGCGTTCCACCGGGACGCACTGGCGGCTGTGATGACCGACACGTGA
- a CDS encoding HAD family hydrolase, with protein sequence MANVDAVLFDLDGTLCRRTQDMQAVYERAFERVGETPFGDPPALWEALDGPPDHGDTVGYFGAGLARVAAQHGRSSVDTLAVARALVSEIDDSAVTHLPGTETALEGAAGVGPIGVVTNGPRDRQRTKLDALGVTGRFDVVVYGAELPRSKPHTAPFDRALEELNVARERTLYVGNSLAYDVAGAHNAGLSVAWLRADEDAGAYEPEYVIDSLVELPAILRESG encoded by the coding sequence ATGGCAAATGTTGACGCGGTCCTCTTCGACCTCGACGGGACGCTCTGTCGCCGCACGCAGGACATGCAGGCGGTCTACGAGCGGGCGTTCGAGCGGGTCGGTGAGACGCCGTTCGGCGACCCGCCGGCCCTCTGGGAGGCGCTGGACGGGCCGCCGGATCACGGCGACACGGTCGGATACTTCGGCGCTGGACTCGCCCGGGTCGCCGCCCAGCACGGTCGATCCAGTGTCGACACGCTCGCGGTCGCCCGCGCGCTGGTCTCGGAGATCGACGACAGCGCGGTAACTCATCTGCCGGGGACGGAGACTGCACTGGAGGGGGCGGCCGGAGTCGGCCCGATCGGCGTCGTCACCAACGGGCCGAGAGACCGCCAGCGGACGAAACTCGACGCGCTCGGCGTCACGGGTCGCTTCGACGTGGTCGTCTACGGGGCCGAGTTGCCCCGGTCGAAGCCACACACCGCGCCGTTCGATCGCGCCCTCGAGGAGCTCAATGTCGCCCGAGAGCGGACGCTGTACGTCGGGAACTCGCTGGCCTACGACGTCGCCGGTGCACACAACGCGGGGCTGTCGGTGGCGTGGTTGCGAGCGGACGAGGACGCCGGGGCGTACGAACCGGAGTACGTGATCGACTCGCTGGTCGAACTGCCGGCGATACTGCGGGAGAGCGGATGA
- a CDS encoding SRPBCC family protein yields METVTVTRSIEASSDEIRDALDDLEPFMRASGFDEVEIDGDRLEISKALGLLRISLTLRVSEDEQAALAYEQIDGVFDSMTTTYELTERDGTTAVTARTEFALDAPGGSILDATVVQRQRRKELQAQLDYLEDRVE; encoded by the coding sequence ATGGAAACTGTCACTGTCACGCGGTCGATCGAGGCCTCGTCGGACGAGATCCGGGACGCGCTCGACGACCTCGAGCCGTTCATGCGAGCGTCGGGGTTCGACGAGGTCGAGATCGACGGCGACCGACTGGAGATCTCGAAGGCGCTGGGGCTGTTGCGGATATCGCTGACGCTGCGGGTCTCCGAGGACGAGCAGGCGGCGCTGGCGTACGAGCAGATCGACGGGGTCTTCGACTCGATGACGACGACGTACGAACTCACGGAGCGGGACGGGACGACTGCGGTGACCGCACGCACGGAGTTCGCGCTCGACGCGCCCGGCGGGTCGATTCTCGACGCGACCGTGGTACAGCGCCAGCGCCGCAAAGAACTCCAAGCCCAACTGGACTACCTCGAAGACCGCGTCGAGTGA
- a CDS encoding carbohydrate kinase family protein translates to MDDPQVLVAGEALIDLFPATPGPIADAETLTRRAGGAPTNVAVALARLGHPPLLWARLGDDPFGDHLADVLTDNGVREELLERDPERKTAHTLVGKDEDGDQSFTFFADETATFAMQPGAVPAETLERVEWVHVGGVTLHTEPSRSATLELMERASERGCTVSFDPNTRADLWPEASVLVETLERALGLADVVKTDRDDLSVLVDAADEDALAADLLERGPHTVLLTRGSEGAMARASEAAPWGPAETTFGGFEVDVVETTGAGDAFVAGTIAGLLGERSLSETVRYASAVGALATTATGAMDGLPSEDDVAEIIADNA, encoded by the coding sequence ATGGACGATCCACAGGTACTCGTCGCAGGAGAGGCGTTGATCGATCTGTTTCCGGCGACTCCGGGGCCGATCGCCGACGCGGAGACGCTCACGCGCCGGGCGGGCGGCGCACCGACGAACGTCGCGGTCGCGCTGGCTCGGCTCGGCCATCCGCCGCTTCTGTGGGCGCGACTCGGCGACGATCCCTTCGGCGATCACCTCGCGGACGTGCTGACCGACAACGGCGTCCGCGAGGAGCTGCTGGAACGCGACCCGGAGCGGAAGACGGCCCACACTCTCGTCGGCAAGGACGAGGACGGCGACCAGTCGTTCACCTTCTTCGCCGACGAGACGGCGACGTTCGCGATGCAGCCGGGGGCGGTCCCGGCCGAGACGCTGGAGCGCGTCGAGTGGGTCCACGTCGGCGGCGTCACGCTGCACACCGAGCCGTCGCGGTCGGCGACGCTGGAGCTGATGGAGCGCGCGAGCGAACGCGGCTGTACCGTCTCGTTCGATCCGAACACGCGGGCGGACCTCTGGCCCGAGGCGTCGGTGCTCGTCGAGACGCTCGAGCGCGCGCTCGGACTCGCCGACGTGGTCAAGACCGATCGGGACGACCTGTCGGTGCTCGTCGATGCGGCCGACGAGGACGCACTCGCGGCGGACCTCCTCGAGCGCGGGCCCCATACCGTGCTGCTCACCCGCGGGAGCGAGGGCGCGATGGCCCGCGCGTCCGAAGCTGCCCCCTGGGGCCCGGCTGAGACGACCTTTGGCGGCTTCGAGGTTGACGTTGTCGAGACGACCGGTGCCGGGGACGCGTTCGTCGCCGGTACGATCGCCGGACTGCTCGGCGAGCGCTCGCTTTCCGAGACCGTGCGCTACGCGAGCGCGGTGGGGGCGCTTGCGACCACCGCGACCGGCGCGATGGACGGGTTGCCATCGGAAGACGACGTAGCGGAAATAATTGCCGATAACGCCTGA
- a CDS encoding DUF7120 family protein produces the protein MPKIEVSLPDRIENEIRRLVEQDEFVNRDQAVEELLTMGVSAYDVEEDEPTTGATEEDMFSQTVEDQQDPAMQDEPRDDGYTF, from the coding sequence ATGCCGAAAATCGAAGTTTCGTTGCCGGATCGAATCGAGAACGAGATCCGGCGGCTGGTCGAGCAGGACGAGTTCGTCAACCGAGACCAGGCCGTCGAGGAGTTGCTGACGATGGGCGTCTCCGCTTACGACGTCGAAGAGGACGAGCCGACGACGGGGGCCACCGAGGAGGACATGTTCTCCCAGACCGTCGAGGACCAGCAGGACCCGGCGATGCAGGACGAACCGCGCGACGACGGCTACACGTTCTGA
- a CDS encoding DUF5791 family protein yields MLTGRFPDAGERDPEALLVAYLDVLGDVIDEQGVEIVAAETDLSTATVETLADGVTTASDAPDVAERAADITLDEAAAVLARSAEFPDAETVAAEARDILLMGMTTAVMDVDAVASRLDATDPKTIQQQVEGRHPITLEEYARIHSLLEGAP; encoded by the coding sequence ATGCTAACGGGACGATTTCCCGACGCCGGCGAGCGCGACCCCGAAGCGTTGCTCGTCGCGTATCTGGACGTGCTGGGCGACGTGATCGACGAGCAAGGGGTCGAAATCGTCGCCGCGGAGACCGACCTCTCGACGGCGACCGTCGAGACGCTCGCCGACGGTGTGACGACGGCGTCAGACGCTCCGGACGTGGCCGAACGTGCCGCCGATATCACACTCGATGAGGCCGCCGCGGTCCTCGCGCGCTCCGCGGAGTTTCCGGACGCCGAGACGGTCGCCGCCGAGGCCCGTGACATCCTGCTGATGGGGATGACGACGGCCGTGATGGACGTTGACGCCGTCGCGTCCCGGCTCGACGCTACCGACCCGAAGACGATCCAGCAACAGGTCGAGGGCCGTCATCCGATTACGCTCGAGGAATACGCCCGCATTCACTCCCTGCTGGAGGGGGCGCCGTGA
- a CDS encoding SDR family oxidoreductase yields MTRVAVLGCGYVGCELVRQLQPDHEVVGVRRSESGLRAVEETGATAVKADVTEPETLAAVPDADWVVFAASSGGRDAEAARETYVEGLRATIDHFCSRETVPDRIVYTSSTGVYGDRDGDWVDEDTPIGPETERGQVLAEAETIARQRPIDDTDGTVARFAGLYGPDRYRLDRYLEGPVTEGHLNMVHRDDAAGAVRFLLAGGHARREVVNVVDDEPVEKWAFADWLAAQCGEPEPAKRTVSERLDDPELSDAARNWIGADKRVSNEKLRALGYEFAYPTYRDGYRAAIEAYRE; encoded by the coding sequence GTGACTCGCGTCGCCGTCCTCGGCTGTGGCTACGTCGGTTGCGAGCTGGTCCGACAGCTCCAGCCCGATCACGAGGTCGTCGGCGTCCGTCGCTCGGAATCGGGGCTTCGGGCCGTCGAGGAGACGGGCGCGACGGCCGTCAAGGCCGACGTCACCGAACCCGAGACGCTCGCGGCCGTGCCGGACGCCGACTGGGTGGTCTTTGCCGCCTCCAGCGGCGGTCGCGACGCCGAGGCCGCCCGCGAGACCTACGTCGAGGGACTCCGGGCGACGATCGACCACTTCTGTAGCCGCGAGACAGTCCCCGACCGGATCGTCTACACGTCGAGCACGGGCGTCTACGGCGACCGTGACGGCGACTGGGTTGACGAGGATACGCCGATCGGCCCCGAGACCGAACGCGGGCAGGTCCTGGCCGAGGCCGAGACAATCGCCCGCCAGCGCCCGATCGACGACACGGACGGCACGGTCGCCCGCTTCGCCGGCCTGTACGGACCCGATCGCTACCGTCTCGATCGATATCTCGAGGGGCCGGTCACCGAGGGACACCTGAACATGGTCCACCGGGACGACGCCGCCGGTGCGGTCCGGTTCCTGCTTGCAGGCGGGCACGCCCGCCGCGAGGTCGTCAACGTCGTCGACGACGAACCGGTCGAGAAGTGGGCCTTCGCCGACTGGCTGGCGGCGCAGTGCGGCGAACCCGAACCGGCCAAACGGACCGTCAGCGAGCGACTTGACGATCCCGAACTGTCGGACGCGGCCCGGAACTGGATCGGGGCCGACAAGCGCGTCAGCAACGAGAAACTCCGGGCTCTCGGCTACGAGTTCGCCTATCCGACTTACCGCGATGGGTACCGGGCGGCGATCGAGGCCTATCGCGAGTAG
- a CDS encoding NAD-dependent epimerase/dehydratase family protein, with protein MPTVLCIGGTRFIGRATVSEFLEHGYDVTLCNRGRHPNPFADNPHVEHVTCDRREDDQLQAVAEQVDPDIVVDLVAYHPRDVRVATDVFADVDAYVFVSSGAAYAAEDVPKREGATALESCTDAEAVDDTAATYGKRKAEGDRAVFEAAADGVRAMSVRPTIVYGPHDYTERLDYWLARIDAHDRIVVPGDGGSLHHLVFVEDVASALRIVAENGTAGEAYNVAGRHAPPLGELIELAAEALGADVTPTHAGARELTPDLEPDGFPLYRSRPHLLATEKLASLGWQSTPHAAALETTVEEHRRSDRDGSDRGPHRDVERDVLSRLD; from the coding sequence ATGCCGACAGTACTGTGTATCGGTGGGACGCGCTTTATCGGCCGGGCGACAGTATCGGAGTTTCTCGAACACGGATACGACGTGACGCTCTGTAATCGCGGCCGTCACCCGAACCCGTTCGCCGATAATCCCCATGTCGAGCACGTCACCTGTGACCGCCGCGAGGACGACCAACTGCAGGCGGTCGCCGAACAGGTCGATCCCGACATCGTCGTCGATCTGGTCGCCTACCACCCCCGCGACGTCCGGGTCGCGACGGACGTTTTCGCGGACGTCGATGCCTACGTCTTTGTCTCCAGCGGGGCCGCCTACGCGGCCGAGGACGTCCCCAAGCGGGAGGGCGCGACAGCACTGGAGTCGTGTACCGACGCGGAGGCGGTCGACGACACGGCCGCCACCTACGGCAAGCGCAAGGCAGAGGGCGATCGCGCGGTCTTCGAGGCGGCCGCCGACGGCGTGCGAGCGATGAGCGTCCGGCCGACGATCGTCTACGGGCCGCACGACTACACCGAGCGACTGGACTACTGGCTCGCCCGGATCGACGCCCACGACCGGATCGTCGTCCCCGGCGACGGCGGCTCCCTGCACCATCTCGTCTTCGTCGAGGACGTCGCCAGCGCCCTGCGGATCGTCGCCGAGAACGGGACCGCGGGCGAGGCCTACAACGTCGCCGGCCGGCACGCCCCGCCGCTGGGCGAACTGATCGAGCTGGCCGCCGAGGCGCTCGGGGCCGACGTCACGCCAACCCACGCCGGCGCGCGCGAACTCACGCCCGACCTCGAGCCCGACGGGTTCCCGCTCTATCGGTCCCGTCCCCACCTGCTGGCGACCGAGAAACTCGCGTCGCTGGGCTGGCAGTCGACGCCGCACGCGGCGGCGCTGGAGACGACCGTCGAAGAACACCGCCGGAGCGACCGGGACGGCAGCGACCGGGGACCGCACCGCGACGTTGAGCGCGACGTTCTGAGCCGGCTGGACTAG